CACGACTGGAGCATCCCCCGTAGCGCCGCGTCGCCGTCGCCGCCGAACCCGTAGCCGCTGGAGACCGGCAGCCCGATCACGGGCGTGGAGACGAGGCCGGCGACGACCGTCGGAAGCGCCCCCTCGCGGCCGGCGGCGACGACGAGCACGTCCATCCCGCGCAGGCGGGGGAGCTGGTCGACGATCCGGGTGAGGTTCGCCACGCCCACGTCGTCGACGCGCTCGACGCTCGCGCCGATTTCGCGGGCGATCACCGCCGCCTCGCTCGCCGGCAGTCGGTCTGCGGTCCCCCCGGTGACGATCCCTACCGTGGCACCGATCTCGGGGGGTTCGAACCCCGGTTCGTGGGCGACGAGGCAGCGCGCGCGCTCGTGGTACGTCGCGTTCCCGTCGAGGGCCGATTCGAGGTCCGCGGCGTCCTCGCTCCCGATCCGCGTGACGATCGCCCGTCCGGTCGTCTCGAGGGCGGTCCCTGCGAGCACGGTGATCTCCTCGACGGTCTTCCCGGGGGCGAAGATCCCCTCGGGGACGCCGCGCCTGCGCTCGCGGGCGGCGTCGAACCGGCCGGCGTCGGTGGTCGCGTAGCCTGCGAGGCGCGCCTGCGCCTCCTCCGGGCTTAATTCGCCGGAAGAGACGTCTTCAAGAATGTCTCGAAGTCCCATATTCGGGGGGTAGACCCCCAGCTATTCCTATTCATCGCCTTCAGAACGCGCCGATTTACGAAAGCTTATAAAGGCGGCCGGAAAAGGGCCGTTCGTATGGCAGACCTGATCGTCAAAGCCGCCGTAAAGGAAGCACTGTCCGACCACAACGTCTCCTCCGACTTCTACGACGCGCTCGACGAGGAAGTCGAGGAGCTCCTCAACGACGCGGCGCGACGCGCCGAGGACAACGACCGGAAGACGGTCCAGCCCCGCGACCTGTAGGGCCGACTGCCACGCCTTCCTCAGTATTTTTCGCACCGATCAGCGGCGGCGCTCCTCGACGCCCTCCTCCGTGCCGACGAACACGGCGTCGGCCAGCCCGACGAACAGGCCGTGTTCGAGGGCGCCCGGAATCGACGCCAGATCGCCCGCGAGGTCGGCGGGCTCGTCGATCCGTCCGAAATCACAGTCGAGCACGAGGTTGCCGTTGTCGGTGACGACGGGGCCGTCCTTTCGCTCGGCGGCCCTGAGGGCGGGTTCGCCGCCCAGCCCTTCGATCGCCTCGGCGACGGGGCGGCGCGCCGAGGGCAGGACTTCGAGCGGAACCGGGCGATCGAGGGTCTTGCCCTCCTTCGAGGGATCGGCGACGATTACCAGCCGATCGGCGGCGCCGTCGACCAGTTTTTCCCGAGTGTGAGCCGCGCCGCCGCCCTTGATCAGGTCGAACCCCGCGACCTGATCCGCGCCGTCGATGGCCAGATCGGGAAGCGCGTCGTCGAGGGTCGCGAGTTCGATCCCCGCCTCGCGGGCGAGGTCCGCGGACCCATAGGAGGTGGGGATCCCCCGAATCTCCAGTCCGTCCTCGACCCGCCGGCCGAGCGCGCGGATCGCGTGGGCCGCCGTCGAGCCGGTGCCGAGGCCGACGACCTCCCCGTCCTCCGCGAGTTCGGCGGCCCGCTCGCCCGCCCTGCGTTTCGCCTCCTCGCCCCCGCCGGTGGTCTTCATGCGCGTGCGGTCGCTCCCCGAGGAAAAAAGCGTTTCAATCGGGGTCGTGATCCGATCGCACGAGCGCCGGCCGGGTTCGGAATCGAAAGCGTTCGCGGGCGGATCGGGGGTGGCTCGCTCGGCCTCGGAGACGGAGGCGGAGACGCGTTCTCAGGAGACGCGCGAAGACGGCCGGCTCGAACGCCGAGGAGGGCGTTCTCCGCCGACGCCGTCGGCATCGGATTCCGAAGCGAGCCCGGCCGAGAGGGCCGGCTATCGCAACCGAAATCGAGGAAACACACGCCGTCGTATCGCTACGTGCGATGGCACTCACCGAGATCGAACACCTCGACGACGAGATGGCGGAGTGCATGGACAACTGCCTCGACGCCGCACAGGCCTGCGAGTGGTGTGCCGACGCCTGTGCCGACGAGGGCGAGGGGATGGCCCGCTGCATCCGGCTGTGTCGGGACGTCGCGGACATCGCGACGCTTCACGCCCGGTTCATGGCGCGCGATTCGGGCTACCACGCGGCGCTCGCCGGGATCTGTGCCGACGCCTGCGAGGAGTGCGCCGACGAGTGCGAACAGCACGACCACGAGCACTGTCAGGTCTGTGCGGAGGTCCTGCGCGAGTGCGCCGAGACCTGCCGCTCGATGGCCGCCTGAGACGGGCCGTCGTCGGTACGACAAGAGTCATAGCGCTCGCGACCGCTCTAGTTTTTCGTGGACGCCAGCCCGGACGAGCCAGCGGTGGTCCTCGACGACGTGACCAAGACCTACCGGATGGGCGAGCCCATCGACGCGCTCTCGTCGGTGTCGCTGTCGATCCCGCGGGGCTCGTACACCGCGATCATGGGCCCGAGCGGGTCGGGAAAGAGCACGCTGATGAACCTCGTGGGCTGTCTCGACCGGCCCACCGACGGGCGGGTGCTGGTCGACGGGCGGGACGTCGGCGCGATGAGCGACCGCGAGCGGACGGCCCTGCGGGGGCGAACGGTCGGGTTCGTCTTCCAGACGTTCAACCTCATGGCGCGCCTGTCGGCGCTCGAGAACGTCGCCCTGCCGCTGGTCTTTCAGGGGGTGGGACGGCGCGAACGCCACGCTCGCGCGCGCGAACTGCTGGATCGGGTCGGCCTCGCCGAGCGGGCGGACCACCGTCCCAACCAGCTCTCGGGCGGCCAGCGCCAGCGCGTCGCCAT
The sequence above is drawn from the Halalkalicoccus sp. NIPERK01 genome and encodes:
- the larB gene encoding nickel pincer cofactor biosynthesis protein LarB, whose translation is MGLRDILEDVSSGELSPEEAQARLAGYATTDAGRFDAARERRRGVPEGIFAPGKTVEEITVLAGTALETTGRAIVTRIGSEDAADLESALDGNATYHERARCLVAHEPGFEPPEIGATVGIVTGGTADRLPASEAAVIAREIGASVERVDDVGVANLTRIVDQLPRLRGMDVLVVAAGREGALPTVVAGLVSTPVIGLPVSSGYGFGGDGDAALRGMLQSCTTLSVVNVDAGFVAGTQAGLIARAVADARE
- a CDS encoding DNA-binding protein, giving the protein MADLIVKAAVKEALSDHNVSSDFYDALDEEVEELLNDAARRAEDNDRKTVQPRDL
- the rpiA gene encoding ribose-5-phosphate isomerase RpiA; this translates as MKTTGGGEEAKRRAGERAAELAEDGEVVGLGTGSTAAHAIRALGRRVEDGLEIRGIPTSYGSADLAREAGIELATLDDALPDLAIDGADQVAGFDLIKGGGAAHTREKLVDGAADRLVIVADPSKEGKTLDRPVPLEVLPSARRPVAEAIEGLGGEPALRAAERKDGPVVTDNGNLVLDCDFGRIDEPADLAGDLASIPGALEHGLFVGLADAVFVGTEEGVEERRR
- a CDS encoding four-helix bundle copper-binding protein translates to MALTEIEHLDDEMAECMDNCLDAAQACEWCADACADEGEGMARCIRLCRDVADIATLHARFMARDSGYHAALAGICADACEECADECEQHDHEHCQVCAEVLRECAETCRSMAA
- a CDS encoding ABC transporter ATP-binding protein; the encoded protein is MGEPIDALSSVSLSIPRGSYTAIMGPSGSGKSTLMNLVGCLDRPTDGRVLVDGRDVGAMSDRERTALRGRTVGFVFQTFNLMARLSALENVALPLVFQGVGRRERHARARELLDRVGLAERADHRPNQLSGGQRQRVAIARALVADPAIVLADEPTGNLDTATGNDVLALFQELYEEGRTVVLVTHERDVAERADRIVHVVDGELEGIEAVAGARREA